The following coding sequences are from one Anopheles bellator chromosome X, idAnoBellAS_SP24_06.2, whole genome shotgun sequence window:
- the LOC131213599 gene encoding cytochrome c oxidase subunit 7A, mitochondrial, translating to MSCKNVAQLILQHSRQFSRTAVTSSGEVAAGYKQLKHIQAKFQKPDGKPVFLKGGPMDNVLFSVTAVLSIVGLAGIGKLLYELSYPKKE from the exons ATGAGCTGCAAA AATGTTGCTCAGCTGATCCTGCAGCACAGCAGGCAGTTTTCGCGTACTGCTGTAACTTCCTCTGGAGAGGTTGCAGCAGGATATAAGCAGTTGAAACATATTCAGGCGAAATTTCAG AAGCCTGATGGAAAGCCTGTGTTCCTGAAAGGAGGCCCGATGGACAATGTTCTTTTTTCGGTAACTGCAGTGCTCAGCATTGTGGGTTTGGCTGGCATCGGCAAATTGTTGTACGAGTTGAGCTACCCTAAAAAAGAATAA
- the LOC131213575 gene encoding large ribosomal subunit protein uL3-like: MLSSSSVCTLFRSMLPNPWSTINPVRSKNYLNRPRLRNPIWFVKKMRTLHNEQFTADNSAFLNEVKRETVLSAANRNHATLLQLKDGQQDSALAHWSPGLKRTGVIAKKIGQYPLWTRNGTKVRTTLLQIIDNEVIKYIPPEQYQPAQEPRHRRLWRKPYGCLLVGAENADLSLFSKEYAGLFQHSGVLPKKHLCRFIVSPEAQLPPATPLTVDHFNIGEYVDVRGKTVDRGFQGVCKRWGFKGMPKSHGVTKTHRRPGNIGAGGEKARVWPGTKLPGHMGNRWRVLRGLQILRINRKYNVMWVRGSNIAGSTNGLVYVYDTVLPLRKHCAKRGPAGQPQFPTALAPMFDEEDIWLDELHDFRKVSITYGINE; the protein is encoded by the exons ATGTTATCGTCATCTAGTGTATGCACGTTATTCCGGTCCATGCTTCCAAACCCATG GAGCACTATAAACCCGGTACGATCAAAAAACTATCTGAATCGACCCCGTCTGCGAAATCCTATTTGGTTCGTCAAGAAAATGCGTACA CTGCACAATGAACAATTCACCGCAGACAACAGTGCGTTCTTGAATGAGGTTAAGCGGGAAACTGTACTATCCGCCGCTAACCGAAATCATGCAACTCTACTACAGCTAAAGGATGGGCAACAAGATAGTGCGTTAGCCCATTGGAGTCCCGGACTAAAGCGAACTGGGGTAATTGCGAAAAAGATCGGCCAATATCCTTTGTGGACACGTAATGGAACTAAAGTTCGCACCACCTTGCTGCAG ATTATCGACAACGAGGTGATAAAATATATCCCGCCTGAACAGTACCAGCCTGCTCAGGAACCACGCCACCGTAGGCTTTGGCGCAAACCGTACGGCTGCCTGCTAGTCGGAGCGGAAAACGCCGATTTATCGTTGTTTAGCAAGGAATACGCTGGTCTGTTTCAGCACTCGGGAGTGCTACCAAAAAAGCATCTCTGTCGGTTTATCGTATCGCCAGAGGCTCAACTGCCGCCTGCGACACCTCTAACAGTGGATCATTTCAATATCGGCGAATACGTAGATGTGCGAGGAAAAACGGTTGATCGCGGATTTCAGGGCGTTTGTAAGCGGTGGGGCTTCAAAGGAATGCCAAAGTCGCATGGCGTCACGAAGACGCACCGTCGACCGGGCAACATAGGTGCCGGTGGTGAAAAAGCCCGTGTTTGGCCTGGTACAAAATTGCCTGGTCACATGGGCAACCGCTGGCGGGTGCTGCGTGGTCTGCAGATATTACGTATCAACCGTAAGTACAATGTGATGTGGGTGCGTGGTAGCAATATTGCCGGCAGCACGAACGGCCTCGTCTATGTGTACGACACGGTCCTTCCGCTGCGTAAGCATTGTGCCAAGCGAGGTCCTGCCGGACAGCCACAGTTTCCGACCGCATTGGCACCTATGTTTGACGAAGAAGATATCTGGTTGGATGAATTGCACGATTTTCGCAAAGTATCGATCACGTACGGTATTAATGAGTAG